One window of Bdellovibrionales bacterium genomic DNA carries:
- a CDS encoding sulfatase-like hydrolase/transferase: MRPVKASSIIATVLLLAASLVQTSCQPSSSPSVLVIAVDDLSVLDILCNEDMTNANRSGFEILCKESVRFTHAFNPSVLAVPTLASILTGVYPFQHRVRNNGFPGLDPQFTTVAEYALSKNYRTAFFSGGPPVWRKSGLNQGFELFDDNIIPTRQNLYRPFSSSTKSLMQWLRQDVGHSSFFAMIYAPDLIFTNTVTMNEFGEARNLSHESQLDELDSNLYQLFSELKSTHRWNSTTLVVVGLNGHTSDDRPGELTPLNLHSENTQVALFVKPAQKVRDEALQWKIDRNVSLVDLGQSLFELIGNGSNPNKPVGVFPVLSLKQLVQKNQMEWPENRLILMESDWAQWRGFSNRRSAVLSGHTLLIYDKEPQFFNTLTDRLETNPLRSTEMSTEERNQILAALDAVEGEPWLGLDKDTFRKYTPGFYRWLRVDQKPALLRDLKARASGKNPDADTLRWAGFLAFELKDWSTLKSLGQKAEQPFWQYVAERNGASGNSSHFNMFQDTCLRLLEVPHLDSADIKKCDDSLFLDFIDWQRSDLRGLSRDTQKRRFERAYLNYLVDQNIKQGNLATSLIWDTSTKAQLKPELVDLVLSLPEFQKQRASLMKALQNSNTWQDED, encoded by the coding sequence ATGAGACCGGTCAAGGCATCCTCTATCATTGCAACTGTATTGTTACTGGCGGCAAGTCTAGTCCAGACCTCTTGCCAACCTTCATCAAGCCCCTCGGTCTTGGTCATCGCCGTCGATGATCTCAGTGTTTTGGATATTTTGTGCAACGAAGATATGACAAATGCCAATAGATCCGGCTTTGAAATTCTTTGCAAAGAATCAGTGCGCTTTACCCACGCGTTTAATCCTTCGGTTTTAGCGGTTCCTACGCTTGCGAGCATTTTAACCGGCGTCTATCCGTTTCAACACCGCGTCCGCAATAATGGCTTTCCGGGTTTGGATCCACAATTCACCACGGTGGCCGAATATGCTTTGTCAAAAAACTATAGAACGGCCTTTTTCTCCGGCGGTCCGCCAGTGTGGAGAAAGTCTGGACTGAATCAGGGCTTTGAACTCTTTGACGATAATATCATTCCCACTCGGCAAAACCTCTATCGTCCGTTTTCATCTTCCACAAAGTCTTTGATGCAGTGGTTGCGTCAGGATGTCGGGCATAGCTCCTTCTTTGCGATGATCTATGCGCCGGACTTGATATTTACCAATACCGTCACCATGAATGAGTTCGGCGAAGCAAGAAATCTGTCGCACGAAAGCCAGCTCGATGAACTCGACAGCAATCTCTATCAGCTTTTTAGCGAGCTTAAGTCTACTCATCGCTGGAACTCGACGACTTTGGTGGTTGTGGGACTCAATGGTCACACCAGTGATGACCGTCCCGGAGAACTCACACCGCTGAATCTGCACAGTGAAAACACCCAGGTGGCGTTGTTTGTAAAGCCGGCGCAAAAAGTCCGTGACGAAGCTTTGCAGTGGAAGATCGACCGTAACGTCAGTCTCGTGGATCTCGGGCAAAGTTTGTTTGAACTGATCGGCAACGGCAGCAATCCGAATAAACCTGTTGGCGTCTTTCCTGTTTTATCTCTCAAACAGCTCGTGCAAAAAAATCAGATGGAGTGGCCTGAAAACCGTCTTATCTTGATGGAGTCTGACTGGGCTCAGTGGCGCGGCTTTAGCAATCGCCGTTCCGCCGTGCTGAGCGGCCATACGCTGTTGATTTATGATAAAGAACCGCAGTTCTTTAATACACTCACCGACCGGCTTGAAACCAATCCCCTTCGTAGCACCGAGATGTCGACAGAAGAGCGCAATCAGATTCTTGCAGCACTCGATGCGGTTGAGGGTGAGCCCTGGCTGGGTCTTGATAAAGACACTTTTAGAAAATACACTCCGGGATTTTATCGCTGGCTGCGAGTAGATCAAAAGCCCGCGTTACTCCGAGATTTGAAAGCACGTGCCAGCGGGAAAAATCCGGATGCCGACACGCTTCGCTGGGCCGGTTTCTTGGCGTTTGAGCTGAAAGACTGGAGCACCCTCAAGAGCCTTGGGCAAAAAGCCGAACAGCCTTTTTGGCAATACGTTGCTGAACGCAATGGCGCGAGTGGCAACAGTTCACACTTTAACATGTTTCAGGATACCTGCTTGCGTTTACTGGAGGTGCCGCACCTCGATTCAGCAGACATCAAGAAATGCGACGATTCGTTATTCCTGGATTTCATTGACTGGCAACGTTCGGACCTTCGTGGTCTTTCGCGTGATACCCAGAAGCGCCGCTTTGAGCGGGCTTACTTGAATTACCTCGTCGACCAGAATATCAAGCAAGGCAATCTCGCAACGTCGCTGATTTGGGATACGTCGACGAAGGCTCAGTTGAAGCCGGAACTTGTGGACTTAGTGTTGAGCTTACCGGAGTTTCAAAAGCAACGTGCAAGCCTGATGAAGGCACTCCAAAACAGCAATACTTGGCAGGACGAAGACTAA
- a CDS encoding MotA/TolQ/ExbB proton channel family protein — MPVLSEKIFAVAHLADQVVLWILVILSVLSIGMILERFFALRKVGNQSAQIRARIRMALQSNSVEDVETIAKDIDSLEGRAASYALKHMKDSGSKGLEEVFNTFSLTERPELERFLSFLATVGSNAPYIGLLGTVLGIMKAFNDLAQAPEAGQQTVMAGISLALVATAAGLFVAIPAVISYNYYSKKVRGVMQGLESVKELCLAYAKKKGV, encoded by the coding sequence ATGCCAGTACTTAGCGAGAAAATTTTTGCCGTCGCGCATTTGGCGGATCAAGTTGTTTTATGGATCTTGGTTATCTTGAGCGTCCTCAGTATCGGCATGATTTTAGAGCGCTTTTTCGCACTTCGTAAAGTAGGCAATCAATCGGCTCAGATCCGTGCTCGCATCCGCATGGCTTTGCAAAGCAATAGCGTAGAAGACGTTGAAACGATCGCGAAAGATATCGATAGCCTTGAAGGTCGAGCAGCCAGCTACGCGTTGAAGCATATGAAAGACAGTGGCAGCAAAGGTTTGGAAGAAGTCTTCAACACATTCTCACTAACTGAGCGCCCGGAGCTGGAAAGATTTTTAAGCTTCCTCGCAACCGTGGGTTCGAACGCTCCTTACATCGGTCTTTTGGGGACGGTTTTGGGTATCATGAAAGCCTTCAATGATTTGGCTCAGGCTCCAGAAGCAGGTCAGCAAACCGTGATGGCGGGGATTTCTTTGGCCCTTGTTGCGACGGCAGCGGGTCTTTTTGTGGCGATCCCAGCGGTCATCTCTTACAACTACTACAGCAAAAAAGTTCGTGGTGTGATGCAAGGTCTTGAGAGTGTGAAAGAGCTCTGCCTTGCGTACGCTAAGAAAAAAGGTGTGTAG
- a CDS encoding biopolymer transporter ExbD, whose translation MKYDVENNESIADINVVPLVDIILVVLIIFMVTAPMFIKPTINVNLPKAASGDQTAPSKLNIALTADGRINLNGTFVDEATVKQKAMDEVAKNADIQAIISADKDVPHGKVVGLLDIVKSAGVKKFAISIDKK comes from the coding sequence ATGAAGTATGATGTAGAAAACAATGAATCCATCGCGGACATTAACGTTGTCCCGCTCGTGGATATCATTCTCGTGGTTCTGATCATCTTCATGGTGACAGCACCGATGTTCATTAAGCCGACGATCAATGTGAACTTGCCAAAGGCGGCGAGCGGCGATCAAACGGCCCCAAGCAAACTCAATATTGCCCTGACTGCGGACGGTCGTATCAACCTCAACGGGACTTTTGTTGATGAAGCCACCGTAAAGCAGAAAGCGATGGACGAAGTGGCAAAGAACGCCGACATCCAAGCCATCATCTCTGCGGATAAAGACGTTCCCCACGGAAAAGTGGTAGGGCTCCTCGACATCGTCAAATCAGCCGGCGTTAAAAAATTCGCCATTTCTATCGATAAGAAATAA
- a CDS encoding Crp/Fnr family transcriptional regulator, which produces MKTITTGSLVDCISTIPAFSHFSKHEIVHLSTLATRVLFEPSEELLFLSNKNEFCFYVLLKGHARLGYQTHTLHPVRICGPGDFLGYGEWNFKHRHTAEALDPIEAIIFQRESFQKFLHSSPTLQEAMIKVLCDILSIKDERISALENHSVGNRVASVLLSFSEKFGKESKEGIRIDVKVDRDTIAKLAGTVIESLSRQLSELESEHIIRREGRSIVILEREKLLAKSRL; this is translated from the coding sequence ATGAAGACAATAACAACCGGCTCACTTGTAGACTGCATCTCGACGATTCCTGCGTTCTCTCATTTCTCAAAACATGAGATTGTTCACCTGTCTACATTGGCCACGCGTGTTCTCTTTGAACCCTCAGAAGAGTTGTTATTTTTATCAAATAAAAATGAGTTTTGTTTTTACGTCCTCCTAAAAGGACATGCAAGGCTGGGATATCAAACACACACCCTTCACCCGGTTCGGATCTGTGGCCCTGGAGACTTTTTGGGTTATGGCGAATGGAATTTCAAGCATCGCCATACTGCAGAGGCGCTGGATCCTATCGAAGCCATTATCTTTCAAAGAGAGAGCTTTCAGAAATTCTTGCATAGTTCACCAACCCTCCAAGAGGCGATGATAAAAGTTCTCTGTGATATTCTTTCCATCAAGGATGAGCGTATCTCAGCACTGGAAAATCACTCGGTTGGAAACAGGGTTGCTTCCGTGCTACTGAGTTTCTCGGAAAAATTTGGCAAAGAAAGCAAAGAAGGCATTCGTATCGACGTAAAGGTCGACCGCGATACAATCGCCAAGCTCGCAGGCACTGTCATTGAAAGCCTGTCTAGACAACTTAGCGAATTAGAATCTGAGCATATCATCCGCCGTGAAGGACGATCGATTGTAATTCTTGAGCGGGAGAAGCTCTTAGCCAAATCCCGCCTGTAA
- a CDS encoding DUF3365 domain-containing protein, translated as MSVGSSKRISKVVGVKFANRVLLSIIVACVICVGTAIVVSTEQIQKSGNKALIEKAQAILSRLEVVRSYIAQQGGLDVAIADSVQKYPDGNLSKETKLSVLKQVPIFASMKVGMEGAEKEHYSFRVFSDEPRNSNNKANESELEILKRFGSSPDLGEIVQETDDVVIVYRPVRLSEAQGCLRCHGDPQTSPWHNGKDILGHQMENWKDGKLHGVFAVTASKADAKQAAMTTSLSIVGWAGGISLVVIIAVYFLLKGPLANLTEVVRQLRESGTNVSQASSEIARASQSLSSSATDAAASIETTSASAEQVSGMIEINSKNAEEAKNLSQSAQDRANKGKEEVGNLIHSMNEIAEGSKKIEEIVSVIDDIAFQTNLLALNASVEAARAGEQGKGFAVVADAVRTLAQKSAVSAKEIDELIKDSSVKIARSCSVAEHSGKALTEIVSVVEKVNHLNAEVSSASREQSAGVSSINKAIVDLDKTTQTNAAVAEESAAAAEELSNQSQKLHTLVELLDSFIVGRKGA; from the coding sequence ATGAGTGTTGGTTCAAGCAAAAGAATTTCAAAGGTGGTTGGAGTGAAGTTCGCAAATCGTGTTCTCTTAAGTATCATCGTGGCTTGTGTTATCTGTGTTGGAACTGCCATTGTGGTATCGACAGAACAAATTCAAAAAAGCGGTAACAAAGCACTCATTGAAAAGGCTCAGGCAATTCTAAGTCGGCTTGAAGTGGTTCGCTCCTATATTGCCCAGCAGGGTGGGCTTGATGTCGCCATAGCGGACTCGGTTCAGAAGTATCCAGATGGAAACTTATCCAAAGAAACTAAGCTTTCTGTTCTCAAACAGGTCCCTATCTTTGCATCAATGAAAGTCGGGATGGAGGGCGCCGAGAAAGAACATTATAGTTTCCGCGTCTTTTCAGATGAACCGAGAAATTCTAATAACAAAGCAAATGAATCAGAGCTAGAGATTCTCAAACGATTTGGCAGCAGTCCGGACCTAGGCGAGATTGTGCAGGAGACTGACGACGTGGTGATCGTCTATCGCCCGGTTCGCCTTTCCGAAGCCCAAGGATGTTTAAGATGCCATGGAGATCCGCAAACAAGTCCATGGCATAACGGTAAAGATATTCTCGGTCATCAAATGGAGAACTGGAAAGACGGCAAACTTCATGGTGTCTTTGCTGTGACTGCGAGTAAAGCAGATGCGAAGCAAGCGGCAATGACGACCTCGTTGAGTATTGTCGGATGGGCTGGCGGGATTTCACTGGTGGTTATAATTGCCGTTTACTTCCTGTTGAAAGGGCCGCTGGCGAATCTCACGGAAGTGGTGCGCCAGTTGCGCGAGTCCGGCACGAATGTTTCTCAGGCTAGTTCAGAGATCGCACGTGCCTCTCAGAGTTTGAGTTCATCGGCAACGGACGCTGCGGCTTCGATTGAAACAACGTCTGCTTCAGCAGAGCAGGTTTCAGGCATGATCGAGATCAATTCAAAAAATGCCGAAGAGGCAAAGAACCTGTCGCAATCAGCTCAGGACCGAGCGAACAAAGGCAAGGAAGAGGTTGGAAATTTAATTCACTCTATGAACGAGATTGCCGAAGGTTCTAAAAAAATCGAGGAGATTGTTTCGGTGATAGATGACATTGCTTTCCAGACAAATTTACTGGCTTTGAATGCCTCCGTTGAAGCCGCCCGCGCGGGAGAGCAAGGCAAAGGGTTTGCAGTGGTGGCCGACGCCGTTCGTACGCTCGCTCAAAAGAGCGCGGTTTCTGCAAAGGAAATTGATGAGCTGATTAAAGACAGCAGCGTCAAAATTGCCCGTAGCTGCTCAGTGGCAGAACATAGTGGAAAAGCGCTCACTGAGATTGTGAGTGTTGTTGAAAAGGTCAATCACCTGAACGCCGAAGTTTCTTCTGCAAGCAGAGAACAGTCCGCGGGAGTTTCCTCTATTAACAAGGCGATTGTCGATTTAGATAAAACAACCCAGACAAACGCTGCCGTTGCCGAAGAGTCTGCCGCCGCGGCAGAGGAGTTGTCTAATCAATCGCAAAAGCTGCATACACTGGTTGAGTTACTAGATAGTTTTATTGTGGGCCGCAAAGGCGCTTAA
- a CDS encoding putative DNA-binding domain-containing protein gives MKNRFFYNVVTGAEKAPTEGFKAAGSLSVEGGFAVYQRGYIARLTETLGDTYESVWRVLGDDLFFEACEEFITRSPSQSYNLSDYSVKFIDFMISHEATADFPFLPDLAHLGWLHKEVFHGMGDIGLGGEELMSALSERAEDVKLTPNFAILKSAYRLFDIWKVLKEEGPLPENWQEPQNLALYKMDNQVYVREISAGETEFFENLQAGMNILEACEKLSPQEITALFEFLGSARCLIWAKMT, from the coding sequence ATGAAAAACCGGTTCTTTTATAATGTTGTGACTGGTGCGGAGAAGGCTCCTACGGAGGGCTTCAAGGCGGCAGGCTCTTTGAGTGTTGAAGGTGGCTTTGCTGTCTATCAGCGTGGTTACATCGCGCGCCTGACTGAGACACTGGGCGATACCTACGAGTCCGTTTGGCGCGTGCTTGGCGATGATTTGTTCTTTGAAGCTTGCGAAGAGTTTATTACTAGAAGCCCTTCGCAATCCTATAACTTGTCAGACTATTCTGTGAAATTTATCGATTTTATGATTTCGCATGAAGCGACGGCAGACTTTCCATTCTTACCGGATCTTGCGCATCTTGGTTGGCTTCACAAAGAAGTCTTTCATGGCATGGGTGATATCGGCCTTGGTGGTGAAGAGCTGATGAGCGCTTTAAGTGAGCGCGCTGAGGATGTGAAGCTCACGCCCAACTTTGCCATTCTGAAATCTGCCTATCGCTTATTTGATATTTGGAAAGTTTTAAAAGAAGAAGGTCCTTTGCCGGAAAACTGGCAAGAGCCTCAGAACCTCGCGCTCTACAAAATGGACAATCAGGTTTATGTACGTGAGATCTCTGCGGGTGAAACAGAATTCTTCGAAAACCTGCAGGCCGGAATGAATATTCTAGAGGCTTGCGAGAAGCTTTCTCCCCAGGAAATCACGGCCTTGTTTGAATTCCTGGGAAGTGCGCGCTGTCTTATTTGGGCTAAGATGACTTAA
- a CDS encoding DUF692 domain-containing protein gives MESRNVHVISDDFFGGVGLRPTHYPHLLSQGAGSVQWFEAISENYMDSFGRPREILHKIREDFPVALHGVSMSLGSPEGLSYEHLSRLKTLVHEIDPMIVSDHMCWSKFGSHYSHDLLPVEYTEESLRGLIRNIDHAQDFLGRQILIENVSAYIQSSEADYTEWDFLVKVARSTGCKILLDINNIYVNASNFGFDPKTYLKAIPAELIGQIHLAGFTDMGDYLFDTHSKAVHDDVWTLFEYKARELSNTPVLIEWDDDIPNFNRLENELLKAEAHWKLAHATKGAHEKPVLL, from the coding sequence ATGGAAAGCCGGAACGTACATGTAATTTCTGATGATTTTTTCGGTGGTGTGGGTCTACGGCCCACCCACTATCCGCATTTGCTTTCTCAAGGTGCGGGTTCTGTTCAGTGGTTCGAAGCGATTTCTGAAAACTACATGGATTCCTTCGGCCGTCCCCGCGAAATTCTCCACAAAATCCGCGAAGACTTTCCTGTGGCTCTCCACGGCGTTTCAATGTCTTTGGGCTCGCCTGAGGGTTTGAGCTACGAACATCTTTCTCGTTTGAAAACTCTCGTGCATGAAATTGATCCGATGATCGTTTCTGATCACATGTGCTGGAGCAAATTCGGCTCACATTACTCGCATGATCTTTTGCCGGTGGAGTACACCGAAGAAAGCCTCCGCGGTTTGATCCGCAATATCGATCATGCTCAAGACTTCTTGGGTCGTCAGATTTTGATCGAAAACGTTTCCGCGTATATCCAATCCTCTGAAGCTGATTACACGGAATGGGATTTCCTCGTGAAAGTCGCACGCAGTACGGGATGTAAGATTCTTCTCGATATTAACAATATCTATGTCAACGCTTCGAATTTTGGTTTTGATCCAAAAACTTATTTAAAAGCCATCCCAGCGGAATTGATTGGCCAGATCCATTTGGCCGGCTTCACCGACATGGGCGACTACTTGTTTGATACTCATTCTAAAGCTGTGCATGACGACGTTTGGACTTTATTTGAGTATAAAGCCCGCGAACTTTCTAACACTCCGGTGTTGATAGAGTGGGATGATGATATTCCGAATTTTAACCGTCTTGAGAATGAACTCTTAAAAGCCGAGGCCCACTGGAAGCTCGCGCATGCAACGAAAGGAGCCCATGAAAAACCGGTTCTTTTATAA
- a CDS encoding polyisoprenoid-binding protein: MKAFILTFLMAATASAAPYSIDPSHTDVGFSIKHLMISNVKGRFKKFSGTFDFDPAKNQLNNINVEIDTTSIDTNEPDRDKHLRSNDFFGVDKYPKMTFKSDKIEYSGDKPVKAIGTLKIRDKSKTVTLDLDYRGSIMDAWGNNKLAFAATTKIDRKDFGITWNKALDKGGVTVGDEVSISIEGEANPVAAKK, from the coding sequence ATGAAAGCATTTATTCTGACATTTTTGATGGCCGCGACGGCATCGGCAGCGCCTTACTCTATCGACCCTTCCCACACCGATGTTGGCTTTTCGATCAAGCACTTGATGATTTCGAACGTTAAAGGACGCTTCAAAAAATTCTCAGGTACATTTGATTTCGATCCGGCAAAGAATCAACTGAACAACATCAATGTTGAAATCGATACGACTTCCATCGACACCAACGAGCCTGATCGCGACAAGCACCTTCGTTCGAACGATTTCTTCGGCGTTGATAAGTATCCAAAGATGACTTTTAAGAGCGACAAGATCGAATACTCTGGCGATAAACCCGTGAAAGCGATCGGCACTCTGAAAATTCGCGATAAATCAAAAACTGTGACTTTGGATCTAGACTATCGTGGTTCGATCATGGATGCTTGGGGTAATAACAAGCTGGCTTTTGCTGCGACGACAAAGATCGATCGCAAAGACTTCGGGATTACTTGGAATAAAGCTCTCGATAAAGGCGGCGTGACTGTGGGCGACGAAGTCAGCATCTCCATCGAAGGTGAAGCAAATCCCGTTGCCGCGAAAAAATAA
- the pssA gene encoding CDP-diacylglycerol--serine O-phosphatidyltransferase — protein sequence MANYPTTPAESNEPAGKKLAIYIYVLPNLMTTGNLFFGFFAIIQALKSNFLYGAYAIVAAAVFDLLDGRLARLTRSTSKFGAEYDSLCDLVSFGVAPAIMLYQWALNPFGRLGWIACFLFATCGALRLARFNVQAGIVEKNYFQGLPIPMAAGIVASSILAVQDLEMEASGNIGLLIMTILLALVMVSNFRYRSFKDLDLKERLPFRYLLLGVGVIVVVALRPEVMLFVLFFGYAVLGAVFGVFKLGKNARRIRPSVYAPAQTNEEDLVEEDEETEKAKDEKKP from the coding sequence ATGGCAAATTATCCAACAACTCCTGCTGAATCGAATGAACCCGCCGGCAAGAAGCTGGCGATCTACATCTACGTTCTTCCGAATTTGATGACGACGGGGAACTTGTTCTTCGGTTTCTTCGCGATCATCCAAGCTTTGAAATCAAACTTCCTCTATGGTGCTTACGCGATCGTTGCGGCAGCGGTGTTTGACTTGCTTGACGGCCGTTTGGCACGTCTGACTCGTTCAACATCAAAATTTGGTGCTGAATACGACTCCCTCTGTGACTTGGTCAGCTTCGGGGTGGCTCCGGCAATTATGTTGTATCAATGGGCTTTGAATCCGTTCGGTCGCCTTGGTTGGATTGCGTGCTTCTTGTTCGCAACCTGCGGTGCTCTTCGCCTGGCGCGTTTCAATGTTCAAGCCGGTATTGTTGAGAAAAACTACTTCCAAGGTTTGCCAATTCCAATGGCGGCGGGGATCGTGGCTTCGTCAATTTTGGCGGTTCAAGATCTCGAGATGGAGGCCAGCGGTAACATCGGCCTTCTCATTATGACAATCCTCTTGGCGCTCGTGATGGTGAGTAACTTCCGCTATCGCAGCTTCAAAGATTTGGATTTGAAAGAACGTCTTCCATTCCGTTATTTGCTTTTGGGTGTTGGTGTAATCGTGGTCGTGGCTCTCCGTCCGGAGGTCATGCTCTTTGTTCTCTTCTTCGGTTACGCTGTTCTCGGTGCCGTTTTCGGCGTCTTTAAGTTAGGAAAAAATGCCCGCAGGATCCGTCCTAGCGTGTACGCTCCAGCGCAAACCAACGAAGAAGATCTCGTTGAAGAAGACGAAGAAACGGAAAAAGCGAAAGATGAGAAAAAACCTTAA
- a CDS encoding aspartate-semialdehyde dehydrogenase has translation MRKNLKVGVVGATGMVGQTFMNILEERKFPMAELRPFASDASAGKKIHVQGQDWTVQTLKPGCFDGLDLVFFSSGDDISKEWAPLAAKAGAFAIDNSAAFRMDPSIHLIVPEVNGHLVNSKSQPQVIANPNCSTIQLVVAMKPLADKFGLEEVRVSSYQAVSGAGIAGYDELLNQTEDYKNPSPKHTTFPHPILFNCIPQIGSFNDEGFCSEEVKIMKETRKILGLPDLKVSAFTVRVPALNAHSESVWVTLKQKTDRANIVETMKSFQGLVIQDETQKSVYPTPRNVSGQDPVYVGRIHRDPENPYMWLMWVVSDNIRKGAALNGIQIAEHIFDIKPQA, from the coding sequence ATGAGAAAAAACCTTAAAGTCGGTGTTGTCGGCGCTACCGGAATGGTAGGCCAAACGTTCATGAACATCCTCGAAGAGCGCAAGTTCCCTATGGCGGAACTTCGCCCGTTTGCCAGTGATGCCTCTGCAGGTAAGAAGATTCACGTGCAAGGCCAAGATTGGACTGTTCAGACTTTAAAACCAGGCTGCTTCGACGGTTTGGATCTTGTGTTCTTCTCTTCAGGCGATGACATCAGTAAAGAGTGGGCTCCGCTAGCGGCAAAGGCCGGCGCTTTTGCCATCGATAACTCAGCCGCTTTCCGCATGGATCCATCAATCCACTTGATCGTGCCTGAAGTGAATGGCCACCTCGTCAACTCGAAATCTCAGCCGCAAGTGATCGCAAATCCGAATTGCTCCACCATTCAGTTGGTTGTCGCCATGAAGCCGCTCGCAGACAAATTCGGCCTTGAAGAAGTGCGTGTCAGTTCTTACCAAGCGGTGAGTGGTGCGGGGATCGCGGGCTACGATGAGTTGCTCAATCAAACCGAGGATTACAAGAATCCGTCGCCAAAGCACACGACATTCCCGCATCCAATTCTGTTCAATTGCATTCCGCAAATCGGTTCTTTCAACGATGAAGGCTTCTGCTCTGAAGAAGTGAAAATTATGAAGGAAACACGCAAAATCCTCGGCCTTCCAGACTTGAAAGTGTCGGCATTCACCGTGCGTGTTCCGGCGCTCAATGCCCACAGTGAATCGGTGTGGGTGACGCTCAAGCAGAAAACGGATCGCGCCAACATTGTGGAAACGATGAAGAGCTTCCAAGGTCTCGTGATTCAAGATGAGACACAGAAATCTGTGTATCCAACTCCACGCAATGTGTCAGGGCAAGATCCTGTTTACGTCGGACGCATCCACAGAGACCCGGAGAACCCTTATATGTGGCTCATGTGGGTGGTGTCGGACAACATTCGCAAGGGCGCTGCTTTGAATGGAATCCAAATCGCCGAGCATATTTTTGACATCAAGCCCCAGGCGTGA
- the truA gene encoding tRNA pseudouridine(38-40) synthase TruA: protein MQRIRFLVSYDGTDFCGWQKQNHMPNKSVQQTLEEALCKVFQEKITLSASGRTDAGVHAIGQVCHFDTARPLSRLENWDMAWALRPHLPKSISVKKAWLAPPDFHATLSAERKTYRYLIYNKPRAGAIMHRYADWARLPIKLEHLQESSRFLLGKQDFKSFQSVGTELKSTIREIYQADWEWRKPGLLQFTITGNGFMKQMVRNIVGTQLMLEKKGFQPESMKDIIAALDRKQAGPTAAAEGLYLMRVYYPRDLDIRCREI, encoded by the coding sequence ATGCAGAGAATCCGATTCCTCGTATCCTATGACGGCACTGACTTTTGCGGGTGGCAAAAACAAAACCACATGCCGAACAAAAGCGTCCAACAGACCCTCGAAGAGGCTCTGTGCAAGGTCTTCCAGGAAAAAATTACTCTATCTGCCAGCGGCCGAACCGATGCCGGAGTTCACGCCATCGGCCAAGTTTGTCATTTCGATACGGCGCGTCCACTGAGCCGCCTCGAGAATTGGGACATGGCTTGGGCCCTCCGACCCCACCTTCCGAAGTCGATTTCGGTCAAAAAAGCCTGGTTGGCGCCCCCGGATTTCCATGCGACTTTGTCAGCGGAGCGCAAAACCTATCGGTATCTTATATATAATAAGCCGCGCGCCGGGGCGATCATGCATCGTTATGCGGACTGGGCAAGATTGCCTATTAAGCTTGAGCACCTTCAGGAGAGTTCCCGGTTTCTTTTGGGAAAACAAGACTTTAAGAGCTTTCAGTCAGTCGGCACAGAACTCAAAAGCACCATCCGCGAGATCTACCAAGCGGACTGGGAGTGGCGCAAACCGGGCCTTTTGCAGTTCACGATCACCGGCAATGGCTTCATGAAGCAGATGGTTCGCAACATCGTGGGAACCCAGCTAATGCTTGAAAAAAAGGGTTTCCAGCCGGAATCCATGAAAGACATTATAGCGGCCCTGGACCGCAAACAGGCCGGGCCGACGGCGGCGGCCGAGGGTCTCTATTTAATGCGCGTTTATTATCCTCGAGATCTTGACATTAGGTGCCGCGAAATTTAA
- the rplM gene encoding 50S ribosomal protein L13, producing the protein MKTWNAKADEVERKWHVIDATGLKVGRLATHVATLLRGKNKPIFTPNVDTGDFVVVINTDKAELTGNKATAKKYYRHSRFFGSLKEKTAAQMQAEDSTFIIHEAVRGMLPTNKLSRDVIGKLKLYTGGEHPHAAQKPAVYTVPTGKN; encoded by the coding sequence ATGAAGACTTGGAATGCAAAAGCCGATGAAGTTGAAAGAAAATGGCACGTTATCGATGCTACTGGTTTGAAAGTAGGTCGTTTGGCTACTCACGTAGCAACTCTCCTCCGTGGAAAAAACAAGCCAATCTTCACTCCTAACGTAGACACAGGCGATTTCGTTGTTGTTATCAACACGGATAAAGCTGAACTTACTGGCAACAAAGCAACAGCTAAAAAATATTACAGACACTCTCGTTTCTTCGGTTCTTTGAAAGAGAAAACTGCTGCTCAAATGCAAGCAGAAGATTCTACTTTCATCATCCACGAAGCGGTTCGCGGTATGCTTCCTACAAACAAGCTTTCTCGCGATGTGATTGGTAAATTGAAACTCTACACTGGCGGTGAGCACCCACATGCTGCTCAAAAACCAGCAGTATACACTGTTCCAACAGGCAAGAACTAA